The Caldisericota bacterium DNA segment ACGCACTTCTTTTTCAACAATAGAAGCAAGGATAATAACTTGTTCTAAAGTTAAATTTTTTCCCATTGCCTTTTCATTAATGTCAGCTGGCAAAATCTCTAAAAATCTTTCCCCGAACCTGTTTATTACATCTCTATTCGCCATTTTTTCTGTGAATGAATATGTATCAGGAAAAAGATATCCCTCATATTGCTCCGCCTCTTTGATAAACAGCTCTTTGTCCTCTATCACATTGTTTTCGTAAAGTCTTTCTGTAATATCTCTTACGGTAAATCCTTCCGGAATGGTTACTTTTATATCTTCCGGCAATACTCCTTGCTTAAGGATATCTATGATGTCAAAAATGCTATGAATATCAGTAAAAAAGTAATGTCCACTTTTTAAATTTCTCTCTTCTCCTTTGACCCTAACGATAATAGAAAAACCAATCGGATCAAGAATAAAACTATTTTCCTTCAATAATGTTCCTATATTTTTCGCTGTAACATTTTCTGAAATATCAAGCTCTCCTTCACTCTTGCCCGTAATTAATCCAGGATATACTTCAATAAAGATGATCAAAAAAATAAGAAGAAAAATAACGAGAAGAATTATTCGCCTGAATTTTCTAATTTTTTCTTCCTCCCTCCATAATTCAGATAACTCTGAAGGATTAACAAAGCTTCGGCAACATCTTTTGTTGCACGTTCTTTTTTGGATCTAACTCCTAGTGACTTAAACATTTTATGGGCTATAACGCTGGTAAAACGCTCATCCCAAAGAATGATTTCTACCCCGTTTAAATATCCTTTTAACATATTTACAAATGTAAGCACTTTTTCTGCCTGTGAGCCCACAACTCCTTTTAATGTTTTAGGAAGACCTATAACAACGGTTTTTGCGCTATAAAATTTTACCAGGTTTTTTATTGCTTCAAATTCATTCCCGTCTCTTTGGATCAAAGTAACAGGGTTTGCGGTTATATGTAAAGAATCGCTTGCAGCCACGCCAACTCTTCCCATGCCAACATCAAGTGCAACAATTACTCCTTTTTCCTTCATTTATTCACCTGCTTTATAATTTTTCTTTAAGATCTTTCACGTTTATCCGCGTAGTGCCACTTCCCTGTGCTAAACGTTCGTTTCCTCCTCCTCTTCCATTTAGAAGCGGAGATATCTTATTAAAAATTTCAATGCTTGAAACATTTTCATCCGTCAACTTCCCTATGAGCAGAAGAACCTTATCAGATTCAACAGAACTAAAAAGCATGACTCCTTTCTTCAACTTTTTCCTTGCCATATCCAATGCTTTACGCAATTCTACAAATGAAACCGAATGAAATTCCTTAAAGTAAAAAGGAATACCATCTTTTTCTGTAATTAAAATGATATCGTCCAATGCTGATTCAATGCCTTTTAATTTAAATTGGTGTAATTCACGCTTCAGTTCTTTATTTTCAGCAAAAATTTCTTCCATACGATCTGGAACGGATTTTTCGTCCACTGATAAAATTCTCGCTGCTTTTTTAAGGATTCTTCCTTTTTCCAATATCGCCTGGTAAGCTTTTTTGCCTGAAAGCCCCTCTATTCTTTTTATGCCAGATGCAACACTCCTAAAAGATGTAAGCACTACACAGTGAATATCGCCTGTATCGGGTACGTGTGTTCCTCCACAAAATTCTTTGCTTACACTGGTTATATCGACAACCCTTACAGTATCTCCATACTTGTCGCCAAAAAATGCAAGAGCACCAGATTTATTTGCCTCATCAAGTGTCATTTCTTTAACACAAACAGGAATCCCATTCATTATAATGTCGTTTATTTCTCTTTCAATTTTACCAAACACTTCATCGTCCATCTTGCCCGTAAAATTAAAGTCAAAACGAAATTCATCAGGATAAACAGCAGAACCTTGCTGGCCAATATTTTCTCCAAAAAAACTCCTCAGTACTCCCTGTAATATATGTACAGACGTATGTGCCCGCATAATTGCATGTCTTCTCTCCGAATCGACAGATGCTTCCGCTGTATCTCCCACTTTAACGGATCCGCTCTTTATCTTACCTGTATGTATTATTAAGTCACTAATTGGAGTTTCAGTATCTTCAACTACAAATGTAAACTTTTCATTTTTTATAATCCCTTTATCTCCTGCTTGCCCACCCTTTTCAGCATAAAAAGGCGTTTTATCAAGTATAATAGAAACTTCCTCCCCTTCTGATGCCGAATTAACTAAATTCCCATTCTTTAAAATGCCCTTTGCTTTAACTTTTGACGAAAGAACGTCATAGCCAATAAAATTAGTCGCACCTACCTCTTCTTTTACCTTAACAAGATTGACTCTCTCCGTAAAACTCTTTCCTCCGTTAAATGCTTTTCTCGCCCTTTCTCTTTGCTCTTCAAGATATTCATCAAATTTCTCATTATTAAAGTTAAGATTATGTTCTTCAAGCAACAATTTAGTAAGTTCTATTGGAAAACCAAGCGTATCATACAGATAAAATGCAGCATCTGCAGAAAACTCTTTTCCACCTGATGCATCTATCTTCTTACACTGGTCTTTAAAATATTCAAACCCTCCATTTAATGTCCGGCTAAATCGCTCTTCTTCGTTTTTTACATTAGAAATTATCTTATCTTTATTTTCGCTCAGCTCCGGGTAAAATGTGTTAAGAGAATTCACAACAACAGGAACAATACGATGAAGAAACGATTCCTCGAGATCTAATTCTCTTCCAAAAAGTGCACTTCTTCGTATCAACCTTCTCAGCACATATCCTCTTTTTCCATTGCTAGGAACCAGCCCCTCGGCAATAAGAAAAGAAATGGCTCTTATATGGTCGGCTATGACACGGAAAGAATGATTCTTTTTTTCATCAATCCCATACTTTTGTCTACTTATATCTTCAATTTTTTTAATGATGGGCAAAAAAAGATCTGTTTCAAAATCTGTTTCAACTCCTTCTATAATACTTGTAATCCTCTCGAGTCCCAAGCCGGTATCAATATTTCGTTTCGGCAATGGTTTAAGCTCTCCGTTAGCTTGCCTGTCAAACTGAGTAAAAACAAGATTCCAAAATTCTAAAAATCTCTCCCCGTCATCTCCGGGAAACTGCTTTTCTTCCCCTGGCTTTCTTATACCCTTGTCAAAATAAATTTCAGAGGAAGGCCCACAGGGCCCGACAGCACCCATCTTCCAGAAATTATCTTCTTCGCCAAGTAAAATAATCTTTTCAGGAGCAATACCTACTTTTTTCCAGATTTCCTTTGACTCTAAATCATCCTTGTATACTGAAATCCATAAACGCTCTTTCGGTAAATTTAACACTTCTGTCACATATTGATACGCCCAGGGTATTGCTTCTTCTTTAAAATAATCACCTATGGAGAAATTGCCAAGCATTTCAAAAAATGTATGGTGTCGCGCTGTGTACCCTACATTATCTATGTCATTTGTTCTCAGGCATTTTTGCCCTGTTGTTATGCGTTTGCTTGGCGGTTTTTCCTCACCAAGATAATAAGCTTTCAAGGGAACCATCCCCGCTGAAGTAAACAAAAGCGTTTGGTCCCGAGGAATAAGCGATGCACTTTTTAATCTCAAATGGTTTTTATTTTCAAAAAAAACAAGAAAATTCTCCCTTATATCTTTGCTTTCCACATTTTCACCTTCTTTCTTTTGTTAAATTTTACATTGAGATAGAATTTTGTCAACATTACAAAGGTACTTGCCTGAATGTCTAATTTGAATTATAATAAGCAAAATGGAGGTAGCAAATGAAACATATAAAAACAGTTATTAAAAAACCTTTCTGGAATATTGATAAAAAACACGATTGCAGAGAGTGCCAAACACCCTGCAAATCAGCATGCAAAACAAGCGTAACAATAGGCAATCAAGTTTGTGAAATCAAAAAGCCAATAAAGAGATGGATCTGGTAGTTTAATGCATGATGCTTTTTGCAAAGAAAATGTCCACACCTTTGCATTCAACAAAGAACGTTTTGCGGTTGATGTAAATACAGGTTCGTTATTTGTGCTTGATGAAATATCATATAAATTCATCAACACGCTCATTAAAGAACAATCACTTGATTTAGCCGAAAAAATACTTTTCAGAGAATACGGAAAAGAAGCTTTAAACACAAGGAAAGAGATCGAGCAACTCATAAAAGAAAATTTGCTCTTTTCGCCTTCGCCAGAATACTTTAAATCTGAGCTTTCCCTCAAATCTCTCTGCCTGAACATCGCTCACGCATGTAATTTTGCCTGTAAATATTGCTTTGCAAAACAAGGAAACTACGGCAATAAAAATGCTCTAATGAGTTGGGATATTGCAAAAAAATCCATTGACTTCCTCTATGAGCATTCGAAGGGAAGACAGCATTTAGAGGTAGACTTCTTTGGAGGAGAACCCCTGCTTGCTTTTGCCGTTGTTAGAAAAACAGTTCAGTACGCAAAAAAACATACCCGGATAAAAAATGGCGTTTTACAATCACAACAAATGGCTCCCTTATCACAAAAGAGATAGAAAAATTTCTGTACGATAACGACATAAGCATAGTGTTAAGTTTAGACGGACAAAAAGAAACAAATGATAAATTCAGGATATTGCCAGATGGAAATGGCACATTTGACCTTATTTACCCAAAAATAAAAATTGTTACAGAACATAGGAAAATCTCATCAGGATATTATGTAAGAGGTACATACACACAAAAAACACCGCACATTGCAAAAACAGCAATGGATTTACATAACCTTGGGTTTGATTTTATTTCGCTTGAGCCAGTAATAACAAAAGATAAAAAGATAGGCTTCACAGAAAAAGATTTACCCAGCTTAAAAAATGAATACGAAAAACTTTCTAAAAAATACATAGAATCTCAGAAAGAAAAAGAATGGCACTTCTTCCATTTTAACATTGACCTCGAAGCAGGCCCGTGTATACAAAAGAGAATCCATGGATGCGGCGCAGGCATAGAATACCTTGCCGTTTCTCCAGATGGAAACATATACCCCTGTCACCAGTTTGACGGCATAAATGAAATGAAATTAGGAGACATATACAATGGAATTTCAAATAAAACGCTTGAAGAAAAATTTAAAAATGCAAATTTCTTGTTTAACAAAAAAGATTGTGCACGTTGCTGGGCACGTTTCTACTGTTCCGGCGGATGCCTTGCAAATAATTACAATATAAATGGAGACATATTAAAGTCCTATAAAATAGGATGTGAACTTCAAAAAATGCGTATAGAAGCAGCACTTTTTGTTCAATCAAAACTAAAGGAAATGAATATAAATTACCACTCGTTAGTAACAGATCCCCAAGAAATAAAATAATAATAAACTACGTTTGATCAACACAAATTGTTAGGGTGCGAAGCATCTTCTTTTTTTAAGAGAATTTCTGTTATGTAAGAATGCCCTTTTTGTTCCCTGTCTTTCTTTCTTACAACAAGCATTCCTATCCAGAGGAATATGGCTGATGTAGCAACAGACAATGCATTTTCCAGATTCCCAAGTCTAAAACCAAAACCTTTTTCTAAAGTAATGCCTAAAATAACGCCAACAGCAAAAAACAAAAATGGTATCATGTATATAATAAAAGCTCCGGCAAGAACATCTGATTCACTTAGTTCAAATGCGACAAGGTCTCCTTCCTTTGCATAAATATCGTTTTTTACAATAATTATATCTTTATTATTTTTCCATAGAGAAGACGAGCCACAGCTTTTTTCTCCCGCACAACCGATGCATTCACCTCCTGCAGCCGCCCTTATCTCCGCAAATTTGCCTTTTACGTGCTTAACTATCCCCACTTCTCGCATATCTAATCTCCTTCCAGATTGGCACTTTCTCCTTTACCTTATCCACAACCATGCTGCATACCTTAAAACCTTCCTTTCTGTGCGCAGAAGAAATGCCAACAAACAAAGAAATTTCTTGTAGTGGGACCTCCCCTATCCTATGAATAATAATTACTTCTTCTATGCCGCTAATATTCAGTGCTTCTTGTTCAATCTTTTTCATTTCACTTAATGCCATTGTTTCGTAAGCAGTATAATTTATCGACATAACATCTCCGTCTTCGATGCTTTTCCTTGGCTCACCCAAGAAAGTAATAATAGCACCTGCATTAACTCTTTTCAACAGCTCTATATAATGGAGTATATCAATCTTTTCTTTCAGTATTTTTATCATTTACCCACCTCCCACAGGTGGTATTACAGCCAATACATCTCCGTCTTTTAATACAGTATCTTCCGCTGTATATTTTTCATTAACAGCAAATACAACACTGTTAAACGATGTTTCAAGGGAAGGATATTTTTCCAAAAGGTCTCTTTTAATATCCAGAACGGTTTTCCCGTTAAAGCTTAAATCAATTTCACCTTCTCCAACAATCTTCTTTGCTTCTGCAAAAAATAATATTTTTACCATCATGGTTTGATTATATTTAAAAACAGATTTTCCACAACCATCTGATAAAACCAATGGTTAAGAAAATAATGTTAGATTCAGATTTGAATAAATGATAAGAAAATAGAGAAATGCCTGATTATAAGTTTAAAGACGATGCTGCGTTATATATTAATCTCCGAGTATAGAGAAATCAACAGTGATAGTTAAATATGAATCGCAATCACTAATGTTGCTTATTTTTAGATAGGTAGGCGTGCCATCATACAGGTTACTATTTGGTAAGGTATCCATAGAGAATACTCTATTGTCAGTAGAACCCGGGAAAGGATCCCCGTCATCCCCGTAGTTCTTTTTCCGTTCAAGATCCCATAAACCGTCTGCCTGTACTAAAGCAACTTTGTAATGCCCCTCATTTGGAGTTTCATCAAACGGGGACCATGCATAACTATTTGAAGTTGCAGATTCATCAATATGATATATTAAAATTCCTGCCCCGGGTAACTTCGAATCAAAACCTATTTGCTGCCTATTTTCTATAAGGAAGTATTCGTCCGGGTTTGATTCCAAAATATATTTATAAATTTTGCCTTCCGCAAGCTCAACAGCAGGGATAGGAATAGATTTTAAATCCCCGGTAATGATAGTCGGCTCAATCCATCCAAATTTTATCTTATGCCATGCATCAAAGTGTGAAGGAGTATCGCCTGACCGCTTTGTCGCTCCCCATACTCCATTTGCCATAATGCTCCATTTGCCAAGACCGTTGGATTTTTCTCCATCGTATTTAAAATAAGATAATCCATCCAGATCATAAAGGTCGATTGCACCAAGTATATGTCCAAATTCATGACAAAATGGCCCAATTGTTGCATCCCCTGGTTCATATCTATACTCAGGGAGTATGTCATAATCACAAACTGTTTTCCCGTCTCTTTTCTCGGCTGCAATTGACCACATATGGGGGTATATTTTATCTGGATATTTAGAACTTGCCTGTCTGCCAGCATAAATAATAAAAATCCCATCTACAACTCCGTCGCCATCGCCATCGTGCTCTGAGAAATCTACAACAGGATCAATTATGTCAATAATATCCTCTACCAATTTTTGTGTGTTGTGCGGGTATGCCCCCATTCCATTGGATGACCCTACATAGTATGAATAAGGTTCTGGCGCTGTAAACCATTGAGTATCTGAACTGGAATTTGCATAAGCTGTACCTCTTACTTCAAGTTTGCCTAAAGAATTTTCCAAGTAATAATCATACAAGCTTTTAGTCCCTTCACCAAAGAGAAGATTTTGATAAAAAGTAGGAGTTGAAACACTATAACTTGCAGCTGTATCGCTGAAATCTACAAGAATAACAATTGGTTTAAGAACGCTAACCCGGGGCGGCCTCTTAACCAACTCTTTAGCCGAAACGAATTGTATTACAGATTTTCTAGTTTCAACGGGAATGATGACTTTGATTTCTGAATTATCATAAGTTGCTGCATTCTCTCTCAACAATGAGAACGATATTTCATTTTGCCCTGGTTTTAAAGAAAGAAGTTCGTATTTATAAACTCTACCAAAATCCAGAGGTTTATAATCGGCTGCTTCCATATCCGGTAAATTCAAAGTGTTTTGAGATATTATTTCAAATGCTTGATTATTTAAATTAATATTTACTGAATCGCTTCGATTGTAAGTTCTTAATGAAACAAAAATCTTATCATCAAGTTTTATTGGTTTGGAAACAATTATTCCTTCAGATTCATTGGCATCGATATAGATATAGTGAGTTTCACTTTTATAATTAGTTGAAAACACACTAAATAGGTTTAGCGGAGTAATCATAACAACAAATATGATTATTATTCCGCTAACTACTGCTTTTTGTCCCGATAACCAGGCTACTTTTTTCATCTCTCTCCATTTGGGCTCCAAAAATTCTGGCGTGCAGTAGCTTTTACATTTGAGAGAGATCTGGCAAAATAAAAAACCAAGCCGGTTGCGCTACTGGCTCGTCCTTGTTTTAGCGCCCAAATTTAAACAAGGATTCAACGCCTCTTGGTACCACGTATAACCTGGTTTTTGCCTTAAGTCCCCTTAGACAAAAAAACCAAGCCGGTTGCGTCATTAGCTCCTCTTTGCCCCGTGACGCCCATATTGGGAACAAAGGATCAAAGCTTCTTGGTACGTTAACACTATTTAGTTTTCAATGTTATTTCATTTTAACGGTTTTTTTTCGCTTGTCAAGTAAAAAAGCATAAATTTTAGCTTTTTCTTAAAAAAATTTCTTTATTTTTAATCGACATTAGTTTTTTAGCTAGCTACTCAACCTTTATATTAATCAAAAAAAGAAGAAGGGGGAGAAAAGTTTTTTCTCCCCCTTTCGGAAAATATTCTGATTAGCTTTTACTATTCACAGTTTATGGCATTTCTCTCTTCACTATTATTTTTACAATAACTTCTCTTGGAGGTGGATCATTGCCCTCTGGTGTAAGCCCGTCCACTGGAACAATCGCAATGATTATACTTCCTAACTCCGGAACCTCAATTGTTGAATCAGCCCATTCAGAGTAAATCGGAATTTTTTTGCTTGGTATCACAATAAGGATATCCTGCCTTAACGGATTAAGAACAATATGCGGTATCGAAGCTTCCATTATAAATGAGAATGCCCAATGGGTTGATTTCAAATCAGGATAAGGATTTTCAATAATTCCGTCTTCGAATGGTCCTCTCCCAAGCGTCTTACAGGCAATTGTTACAAACTCTGCCCTGGTAATCGGCTTGTCTGGTTTAAATGTGCCATCTGGATAGCCCAAAATTATTTCTCTTTCAGCTATGGCTTCAACAGCACCATATGCCCAGTGTGAACTATCCATATCGCTAAAGGTTGGAGTAGTCGAATATTTCGGTTGAAGATTCAGAAGTCTAAAGAATATTTGTGCAGCTTCAGCTCTAGTAATAGATCTATTAGGTCCGAATGCACCATCAGGATAACCAATAATAAGTTTTTCCTTAAATAAAGCCTCTACATGCCCGAATCCCCAGAATGAGTCGGTAACATCGGGGAATGAGTAGCTAAATGTATCAAACAAGTACTCCTGCCATTTAAGGCCAAGTGCTCTTGCAACTGAAGAAGAAACCTCGGCTCTCGTAATATAATTTTCAGACCTGAATGTCTTGTCAGGGTAACCAGAGAAGAAATTATGGTGGTAAATAACGACTTCTT contains these protein-coding regions:
- the mltG gene encoding endolytic transglycosylase MltG codes for the protein MIIFIEVYPGLITGKSEGELDISENVTAKNIGTLLKENSFILDPIGFSIIVRVKGEERNLKSGHYFFTDIHSIFDIIDILKQGVLPEDIKVTIPEGFTVRDITERLYENNVIEDKELFIKEAEQYEGYLFPDTYSFTEKMANRDVINRFGERFLEILPADINEKAMGKNLTLEQVIILASIVEKEVRLDEDRPLAASVFLNRMRVGMSLQADSTIVYILPGHKQWLSEEDYDIDSPYNTYKYAGLPPRPICNPGIKSIIAVLDAPDANYYYFITTPEGKAIFERTLEEHNRDLLKYYGG
- the ruvX gene encoding Holliday junction resolvase RuvX; its protein translation is MKEKGVIVALDVGMGRVGVAASDSLHITANPVTLIQRDGNEFEAIKNLVKFYSAKTVVIGLPKTLKGVVGSQAEKVLTFVNMLKGYLNGVEIILWDERFTSVIAHKMFKSLGVRSKKERATKDVAEALLILQSYLNYGGRKKKLENSGE
- the alaS gene encoding alanine--tRNA ligase — encoded protein: MESKDIRENFLVFFENKNHLRLKSASLIPRDQTLLFTSAGMVPLKAYYLGEEKPPSKRITTGQKCLRTNDIDNVGYTARHHTFFEMLGNFSIGDYFKEEAIPWAYQYVTEVLNLPKERLWISVYKDDLESKEIWKKVGIAPEKIILLGEEDNFWKMGAVGPCGPSSEIYFDKGIRKPGEEKQFPGDDGERFLEFWNLVFTQFDRQANGELKPLPKRNIDTGLGLERITSIIEGVETDFETDLFLPIIKKIEDISRQKYGIDEKKNHSFRVIADHIRAISFLIAEGLVPSNGKRGYVLRRLIRRSALFGRELDLEESFLHRIVPVVVNSLNTFYPELSENKDKIISNVKNEEERFSRTLNGGFEYFKDQCKKIDASGGKEFSADAAFYLYDTLGFPIELTKLLLEEHNLNFNNEKFDEYLEEQRERARKAFNGGKSFTERVNLVKVKEEVGATNFIGYDVLSSKVKAKGILKNGNLVNSASEGEEVSIILDKTPFYAEKGGQAGDKGIIKNEKFTFVVEDTETPISDLIIHTGKIKSGSVKVGDTAEASVDSERRHAIMRAHTSVHILQGVLRSFFGENIGQQGSAVYPDEFRFDFNFTGKMDDEVFGKIEREINDIIMNGIPVCVKEMTLDEANKSGALAFFGDKYGDTVRVVDITSVSKEFCGGTHVPDTGDIHCVVLTSFRSVASGIKRIEGLSGKKAYQAILEKGRILKKAARILSVDEKSVPDRMEEIFAENKELKRELHQFKLKGIESALDDIILITEKDGIPFYFKEFHSVSFVELRKALDMARKKLKKGVMLFSSVESDKVLLLIGKLTDENVSSIEIFNKISPLLNGRGGGNERLAQGSGTTRINVKDLKEKL
- the scfA gene encoding six-cysteine ranthipeptide SCIFF; its protein translation is MKHIKTVIKKPFWNIDKKHDCRECQTPCKSACKTSVTIGNQVCEIKKPIKRWIW
- a CDS encoding 4Fe-4S cluster-binding domain-containing protein; translated protein: MHDAFCKENVHTFAFNKERFAVDVNTGSLFVLDEISYKFINTLIKEQSLDLAEKILFREYGKEALNTRKEIEQLIKENLLFSPSPEYFKSELSLKSLCLNIAHACNFACKYCFAKQGNYGNKNALMSWDIAKKSIDFLYEHSKGRQHLEVDFFGGEPLLAFAVVRKTVQYAKKHTRIKNGVLQSQQMAPLSQKR
- a CDS encoding SPASM domain-containing protein, which translates into the protein MLSLDGQKETNDKFRILPDGNGTFDLIYPKIKIVTEHRKISSGYYVRGTYTQKTPHIAKTAMDLHNLGFDFISLEPVITKDKKIGFTEKDLPSLKNEYEKLSKKYIESQKEKEWHFFHFNIDLEAGPCIQKRIHGCGAGIEYLAVSPDGNIYPCHQFDGINEMKLGDIYNGISNKTLEEKFKNANFLFNKKDCARCWARFYCSGGCLANNYNINGDILKSYKIGCELQKMRIEAALFVQSKLKEMNINYHSLVTDPQEIK
- a CDS encoding SoxR reducing system RseC family protein is translated as MREVGIVKHVKGKFAEIRAAAGGECIGCAGEKSCGSSSLWKNNKDIIIVKNDIYAKEGDLVAFELSESDVLAGAFIIYMIPFLFFAVGVILGITLEKGFGFRLGNLENALSVATSAIFLWIGMLVVRKKDREQKGHSYITEILLKKEDASHPNNLC
- a CDS encoding molybdenum cofactor biosynthesis protein MoaE; protein product: MIKILKEKIDILHYIELLKRVNAGAIITFLGEPRKSIEDGDVMSINYTAYETMALSEMKKIEQEALNISGIEEVIIIHRIGEVPLQEISLFVGISSAHRKEGFKVCSMVVDKVKEKVPIWKEIRYARSGDS
- a CDS encoding MoaD/ThiS family protein; this translates as MMVKILFFAEAKKIVGEGEIDLSFNGKTVLDIKRDLLEKYPSLETSFNSVVFAVNEKYTAEDTVLKDGDVLAVIPPVGGG
- a CDS encoding M6 family metalloprotease domain-containing protein, with translation MKKVAWLSGQKAVVSGIIIIFVVMITPLNLFSVFSTNYKSETHYIYIDANESEGIIVSKPIKLDDKIFVSLRTYNRSDSVNINLNNQAFEIISQNTLNLPDMEAADYKPLDFGRVYKYELLSLKPGQNEISFSLLRENAATYDNSEIKVIIPVETRKSVIQFVSAKELVKRPPRVSVLKPIVILVDFSDTAASYSVSTPTFYQNLLFGEGTKSLYDYYLENSLGKLEVRGTAYANSSSDTQWFTAPEPYSYYVGSSNGMGAYPHNTQKLVEDIIDIIDPVVDFSEHDGDGDGVVDGIFIIYAGRQASSKYPDKIYPHMWSIAAEKRDGKTVCDYDILPEYRYEPGDATIGPFCHEFGHILGAIDLYDLDGLSYFKYDGEKSNGLGKWSIMANGVWGATKRSGDTPSHFDAWHKIKFGWIEPTIITGDLKSIPIPAVELAEGKIYKYILESNPDEYFLIENRQQIGFDSKLPGAGILIYHIDESATSNSYAWSPFDETPNEGHYKVALVQADGLWDLERKKNYGDDGDPFPGSTDNRVFSMDTLPNSNLYDGTPTYLKISNISDCDSYLTITVDFSILGD
- a CDS encoding S-layer homology domain-containing protein; protein product: SHIVTIYADVSSSLTTIDPNTAIVTSDTPDAQVANNSDTCTNYLNLPFATITKTPNTQAGTLGANINWVIVVENTGNISLTNLYVIDTLPPNFTFVNTYEITFSGTGSRTSVANPSAGANGTISWGVWMLNPGDTFTIRFTANISSTASYGTHTNTAFVSSNEYILPPDSADVTLSPPPPPPPPPPPPPPPPPPPPPPPQPLPEEEVVIYHHNFFSGYPDKTFRSENYITRAEVSSSVARALGLKWQEYLFDTFSYSFPDVTDSFWGFGHVEALFKEKLIIGYPDGAFGPNRSITRAEAAQIFFRLLNLQPKYSTTPTFSDMDSSHWAYGAVEAIAEREIILGYPDGTFKPDKPITRAEFVTIACKTLGRGPFEDGIIENPYPDLKSTHWAFSFIMEASIPHIVLNPLRQDILIVIPSKKIPIYSEWADSTIEVPELGSIIIAIVPVDGLTPEGNDPPPREVIVKIIVKREMP